Proteins encoded in a region of the Quercus lobata isolate SW786 chromosome 8, ValleyOak3.0 Primary Assembly, whole genome shotgun sequence genome:
- the LOC115955060 gene encoding protein FATTY ACID EXPORT 5-like produces the protein MHDFCFTIPYGLVLIVGGVVGYMKKGSTASLGGGVGIGLVLILAGYLSLDAFKKRKNSYLAFVIETGCAAALTWVMAQRYMQTSKIMPAGVVAGISAIMTAFYLYKIATGGNHIPAKAD, from the exons ATGCACGATTTCTGCTTCACGATCCCGTACGGGCTGGTTCTGATTGTAGGAGGAGTTGTTGGGTATATGAAGAAAGGAAGCACAGCTTCTTTGGGTGGAGGTGTGGGCATTGGATTGGTGCTCATTCTTGCTGGGTATCTCAGCCTTGACGCTTTCAAGAAGAGGAAGAACTCGTACCTCGCTTTCGTCATTGAGACTG GTTGTGCAGCTGCACTCACATGGGTCATGGCACAGCGCTATATGCAAACCTCTAAGATCATGCCAGCTGGTGTTGTTGCTGGTATCAG TGCTATCATGACTGCATTTTATCTGTACAAAATTGCAACTGGTGGCAACCATATCCCAGCCAAGGCCGATTAA